From a region of the Acinetobacter larvae genome:
- the rho gene encoding transcription termination factor Rho, with amino-acid sequence MNLTELKKKPIGELIKIAEFMGLEGMARNRKQDIIFAILKRHAMNGEEIFGDGVLEILSDGFGFLRSAAGSYLAGPDDIYVSPSQIRRFNLRTGDTITGTIRPPKEGERYFALLKVNQINYDTPENSRNKILFENLTPLFPTEQLVMELGNGSSEDLTARVVDLVAPIGKGQRSIIVAPPKAGKTMLLQNIAQSIVRNNPEVFLIVLLIDERPEEVTEMERTVRGEVVASTFDESPARHVQVAEMVIEKAKRLVEHKKDVVILLDSITRLARAYNTVIPSSGKVLTGGVDAHALERPKRFFGAARNIEEGGSLTIISTALIETGSKMDDVIYEEFKGTGNQEITLDRRIAEKRVFPAMNIKKSGTRREERLMDEDNLRKVWILRKLLHPMDELAAMEFLLDRMKETKTNDDFFDQMKRKAAN; translated from the coding sequence ATGAACTTAACTGAACTCAAGAAAAAACCTATCGGCGAACTCATTAAAATTGCTGAGTTTATGGGCCTTGAAGGAATGGCGCGTAACCGTAAGCAAGACATTATTTTTGCCATCTTAAAACGCCATGCAATGAATGGTGAAGAGATTTTCGGGGATGGTGTTCTTGAAATTCTCTCGGATGGTTTTGGCTTCTTACGTTCCGCAGCGGGCTCTTACCTTGCTGGACCTGACGATATCTATGTGAGTCCGTCACAAATTCGTCGCTTTAATCTACGTACAGGCGATACCATTACCGGCACTATTCGCCCACCGAAAGAAGGCGAACGTTATTTTGCACTGCTCAAAGTCAATCAAATTAACTACGACACACCAGAAAACTCACGCAACAAAATCCTCTTCGAAAACCTGACCCCGCTCTTCCCAACCGAACAATTGGTCATGGAACTTGGTAATGGTTCAAGTGAAGATTTAACCGCGCGTGTAGTCGATCTGGTTGCCCCAATTGGTAAAGGTCAACGTTCTATCATCGTTGCCCCTCCGAAAGCGGGTAAAACCATGCTATTGCAGAACATTGCACAGTCTATTGTTCGCAATAATCCCGAAGTCTTCTTAATCGTTCTGCTCATCGATGAACGTCCAGAAGAAGTTACCGAAATGGAACGTACTGTTCGTGGTGAAGTGGTTGCGTCTACCTTTGATGAATCACCAGCACGTCACGTCCAAGTCGCAGAAATGGTCATTGAAAAAGCCAAACGTTTGGTTGAACACAAAAAAGATGTCGTTATCTTACTTGACTCAATCACCCGTTTAGCCCGTGCATACAACACCGTCATTCCATCCTCAGGTAAAGTACTGACCGGTGGTGTGGATGCGCATGCCTTAGAGCGTCCGAAACGTTTCTTTGGTGCAGCACGTAATATCGAAGAAGGTGGTTCACTAACCATCATCTCAACTGCACTGATTGAAACAGGCAGTAAGATGGATGATGTGATCTATGAAGAATTCAAAGGTACAGGCAACCAAGAAATCACACTAGATCGCCGTATTGCTGAAAAACGTGTCTTCCCAGCGATGAATATCAAGAAATCTGGTACGCGTCGTGAAGAACGTCTAATGGATGAAGATAACCTACGTAAAGTCTGGATTTTACGTAAACTTCTTCACCCAATGGATGAATTGGCTGCAATGGAATTCTTACTCGACCGTATGAAAGAAACCAAAACCAACGATGATTTCTTTGATCAAATGAAGCGTAAAGCAGCAAATTAA
- a CDS encoding YggT family protein: MGANPAVIVIFEIIMNVAILLVFFRFLMQLAAVSPYNPVVLSTNKATRIVDMFGRILPTLAKGRFNLAALILLLVLCLLKKFGMMHLNGIPPTSAVFLLLSTFIESMQALISILKLLIFASIILSWVVVFTQSRSPYIEVVQELAEPLLAPFRRILPNMGMIDLSPIVAFFALFLAERIMNEVALTLLSGL; this comes from the coding sequence ATGGGTGCGAATCCTGCTGTGATTGTTATTTTTGAAATCATTATGAACGTAGCAATTTTGCTCGTCTTTTTTCGGTTTTTAATGCAGCTTGCCGCGGTAAGCCCATATAATCCTGTGGTGCTTTCGACCAATAAAGCGACCCGTATTGTCGATATGTTTGGCAGAATATTACCAACCTTAGCCAAAGGTCGGTTTAATCTCGCTGCATTGATTCTTTTATTGGTGCTGTGTTTGCTGAAAAAATTCGGCATGATGCATTTGAATGGTATTCCCCCGACCAGTGCGGTCTTCTTATTGCTGTCGACTTTTATTGAAAGTATGCAAGCCTTGATTAGCATTTTAAAATTGCTCATTTTTGCCAGCATTATTCTCAGTTGGGTGGTGGTATTTACCCAGTCTCGCTCACCTTATATCGAGGTAGTACAAGAGCTCGCAGAACCATTATTGGCACCATTTCGCCGTATCCTGCCCAATATGGGCATGATTGATTTATCACCCATCGTGGCGTTCTTTGCTTTGTTTTTGGCGGAACGAATTATGAATGAAGTGGCATTAACCTTATTAAGTGGCTTATAA
- the proC gene encoding pyrroline-5-carboxylate reductase: protein MSAALDCNICFIGGGNMAQALIGGLLSRGLPASKITVADPVEKIRKILEQQDVNTTDDNLQAIQDADVVVLAVKPQVLAQVLKPFKGLCDGKLFISIVAGAEIATIAALIGSERIVRVMPNTPALVQTGAHGLYATEDIVAEDRQLASQVLAATGLTVWVNEEAQLDAVTAVSGSGPAYFFYMMESMIRAGKNLGLDEKVATTLTLQTALGAAQMAITSASSPAELRKNVTSPNGTTQAAIDVFDREQISQSIQAALAAAQKRSHALAQELSDQAKQLG from the coding sequence ATGAGTGCGGCTTTAGATTGTAATATTTGTTTTATCGGTGGCGGTAATATGGCGCAGGCACTGATTGGTGGTTTATTAAGCCGAGGTTTGCCTGCAAGTAAAATTACAGTTGCAGATCCTGTTGAAAAAATAAGAAAAATATTAGAACAGCAAGATGTAAATACCACGGATGATAATCTACAGGCGATTCAGGATGCTGATGTTGTGGTGTTGGCAGTAAAGCCACAAGTATTAGCCCAAGTTTTAAAACCATTTAAAGGCTTGTGTGACGGTAAGTTATTTATTTCCATTGTCGCTGGTGCAGAAATTGCAACCATTGCGGCACTCATTGGCAGTGAGCGCATTGTCCGTGTCATGCCCAATACCCCAGCTTTGGTACAAACGGGTGCACATGGTTTGTATGCTACCGAAGATATTGTTGCCGAAGATCGTCAATTGGCGAGTCAGGTGCTTGCAGCAACGGGTTTAACCGTTTGGGTCAATGAAGAAGCGCAATTAGATGCAGTGACCGCGGTTTCTGGTTCTGGTCCAGCTTACTTTTTCTATATGATGGAAAGCATGATTCGTGCAGGCAAAAACCTTGGTCTGGATGAAAAAGTTGCCACCACCTTGACGTTGCAAACCGCATTGGGAGCAGCACAAATGGCGATTACCAGTGCCAGTAGTCCGGCTGAGTTACGAAAAAATGTAACCTCTCCCAATGGCACAACACAGGCTGCCATTGATGTTTTTGATCGTGAGCAAATTTCACAAAGCATTCAAGCTGCGTTGGCGGCTGCACAAAAACGTAGCCATGCCCTCGCACAAGAATTAAGTGATCAAGCCAAGCAACTGGGTTAA
- the trxA gene encoding thioredoxin has product MSNNIVNTTDSNFESDVLKSEVPVLVDFWAGWCAPCKAIAPVLEVLADEYDGKVKIVKVDVTTCENVAQNYNIRNIPALLMFKNGEVVAQQVGAAPKSKLAAFIDENI; this is encoded by the coding sequence ATGTCAAATAACATCGTCAACACCACAGACAGCAACTTTGAAAGCGACGTTTTAAAATCAGAAGTGCCTGTTCTTGTTGATTTTTGGGCGGGCTGGTGCGCGCCATGTAAAGCCATTGCCCCTGTCTTAGAAGTTCTTGCAGACGAATATGACGGTAAAGTCAAAATTGTAAAAGTTGACGTCACTACCTGCGAAAACGTCGCTCAGAACTATAACATCCGCAATATTCCAGCATTGCTCATGTTTAAAAATGGTGAAGTTGTTGCACAGCAAGTTGGTGCTGCGCCTAAATCTAAACTCGCTGCTTTTATCGACGAAAATATCTAA
- the tilS gene encoding tRNA lysidine(34) synthetase TilS, with protein MRGTLSTFDEVWQQQFRARLLAESTRLPENCQFLVGCSGGIDSMLLLFVLAQLFPQRVRAIYIDHQLQAASSSWGQQVQQCCQDWQIDCQIQAVDVAAGNLENQAREARYRAFQQHLLQHEILVLAHHQQDQAETILLNLLSGSGVDGLAAMPSIQYREHFCIWRPLLSLSRQQIEQWGGQLHLQYVNDPTNLDTQYDRAWCRRELWPVLTQRFPHMQNALSRSSYLMQDAQQILFEVCQQDLTHCGNAELLNLDRLAQLSAARQRQLLSTWMRGDAVYRPALAMVQRLQTEVIAARPDAEAALHCQGFYYVRFQAHLYRLSARKYLAQRAKKPLTAQTILCQLGQELLLESGSFKIAHAQQGLSASLLGETLTLQYRQGGEKIHLYGRVGRWPLKKALQQANIFPWMRHTIQILWRDNVMLGVFTPNGFWLAQSDYCVENGWLPSLMSK; from the coding sequence ATGCGAGGCACGTTATCAACGTTTGATGAAGTTTGGCAGCAACAATTTAGGGCTCGCCTCTTAGCCGAGTCGACTCGACTCCCAGAAAATTGTCAATTCTTAGTGGGGTGTAGCGGCGGCATAGATTCTATGCTGCTGCTTTTTGTTTTGGCTCAGCTTTTTCCACAGCGTGTGCGCGCAATTTATATTGATCACCAGTTGCAAGCAGCAAGTTCAAGTTGGGGGCAACAGGTGCAACAGTGTTGTCAAGATTGGCAAATTGACTGTCAGATCCAAGCAGTAGATGTCGCTGCGGGTAATTTAGAAAATCAAGCACGGGAGGCACGTTATCGCGCCTTTCAACAGCATTTGCTACAGCATGAAATCTTGGTACTGGCGCATCATCAACAAGATCAAGCAGAAACCATATTGCTCAATCTACTCAGCGGCAGTGGTGTAGATGGTTTGGCTGCGATGCCAAGTATTCAATACCGAGAGCATTTTTGTATTTGGCGGCCATTGTTGTCTTTATCACGACAACAGATTGAGCAATGGGGCGGGCAATTACACCTGCAATATGTCAATGATCCGACCAATTTAGATACCCAATATGATCGCGCTTGGTGTCGGCGTGAGTTATGGCCAGTGCTGACGCAACGTTTTCCGCACATGCAAAATGCGCTCAGTCGCAGTAGTTATTTGATGCAAGACGCACAACAAATTCTGTTCGAGGTCTGTCAGCAAGATTTGACGCATTGTGGCAATGCCGAGTTGTTAAACTTAGATCGACTTGCTCAGCTGTCAGCAGCGCGGCAGCGGCAGTTATTGTCAACATGGATGCGTGGTGATGCTGTATATCGTCCGGCATTGGCGATGGTGCAACGCTTACAGACTGAAGTCATTGCCGCACGACCGGATGCCGAGGCGGCTTTGCATTGTCAGGGGTTTTATTATGTGCGTTTTCAAGCGCATTTATATCGACTAAGTGCGCGCAAGTATCTGGCGCAACGTGCAAAAAAACCGCTGACCGCACAGACCATACTTTGTCAGCTGGGTCAGGAACTACTGTTAGAAAGTGGATCATTTAAAATTGCTCATGCGCAGCAAGGCTTGAGCGCAAGCTTATTGGGTGAAACATTAACACTGCAGTATCGTCAAGGTGGAGAGAAGATTCATCTCTATGGGCGTGTCGGTCGTTGGCCGTTGAAGAAAGCACTGCAACAAGCAAATATTTTTCCGTGGATGCGTCACACTATACAAATTTTGTGGCGAGATAATGTTATGCTTGGGGTCTTTACACCCAACGGATTTTGGTTGGCGCAATCGGACTATTGTGTGGAGAACGGTTGGCTACCCAGTTTGATGTCAAAGTGA
- the pheS gene encoding phenylalanine--tRNA ligase subunit alpha, translating into MSLEALTTEALAAIAAAQDLAALEQVRVQFTGKKSQLAEQSKALGKMDPEQRKIQGAALHAVRESLNAALSQRQTELQQAALAEKLAQETIDISLAGRGQQVGSIHPIIQVQQRICQFFIKAGFNVATGPEVEDDYHNFEALNIPGHHPARAMHDTFYFDANHLLRTHTSGVQIRTMETQQPPIRIVCPGRVYRCDSDQTHSPMFHQIEGLYVAENTSFAELKGLIINLLNTFFEKDLKVRFRPSYFPFTEPSAEVDIMDERGRWLEVLGCGMVHPNVLRASGIDPEKYQGFAFGLGVERFAMLRYGINDLRMFYQNDVRFLRQFA; encoded by the coding sequence ATGTCACTGGAAGCCCTGACCACAGAAGCGCTTGCTGCGATTGCAGCAGCTCAAGACCTTGCTGCACTAGAACAAGTTCGCGTGCAATTTACAGGGAAAAAAAGCCAGCTTGCGGAGCAATCCAAAGCTTTGGGTAAAATGGATCCAGAACAGCGTAAAATTCAAGGTGCAGCTTTACATGCTGTGCGCGAGAGTCTAAATGCAGCCTTGAGTCAGCGCCAAACTGAATTACAACAAGCAGCGCTGGCTGAAAAGCTTGCCCAAGAAACCATTGATATTAGCCTTGCTGGACGCGGTCAGCAGGTTGGCAGTATCCATCCAATCATACAAGTGCAGCAGCGGATTTGTCAGTTCTTTATCAAAGCTGGTTTTAATGTTGCAACTGGACCAGAAGTTGAAGACGATTATCATAATTTTGAAGCGCTCAATATTCCCGGTCATCATCCAGCACGTGCTATGCATGATACTTTCTATTTTGATGCCAATCATTTATTGCGTACACACACCTCTGGTGTACAAATTCGTACCATGGAAACACAGCAACCGCCAATTCGTATTGTCTGCCCTGGTCGTGTTTACCGTTGTGACTCAGATCAAACCCATTCACCAATGTTCCATCAGATTGAAGGTTTGTACGTTGCTGAAAATACCAGCTTTGCTGAATTGAAGGGCTTGATTATTAACTTACTCAATACTTTCTTTGAAAAAGATCTCAAAGTGCGCTTCCGTCCATCTTATTTCCCATTTACAGAACCGAGTGCCGAAGTGGATATTATGGATGAGCGTGGTCGTTGGTTAGAAGTTTTGGGCTGCGGTATGGTGCATCCTAATGTTCTACGTGCATCGGGTATCGATCCTGAAAAATATCAAGGTTTTGCCTTTGGTTTAGGTGTCGAGCGTTTTGCTATGCTCCGTTATGGTATCAATGACCTTCGAATGTTCTATCAAAATGATGTGCGTTTCTTACGCCAATTTGCCTAA
- the pheT gene encoding phenylalanine--tRNA ligase subunit beta: MKISENWLRTWVNPVVDSATLSDQLTMLGLEVDELKPAAKPFSGVVVGEVITVEQHPDADRLRVTTVNVGEEQALQIVCGAPNVRVGMKAPVAKVGAVLPGDFKIKKGKLRGIESHGMLCGASEIDLEDKIDGLLELPADAPIGQDIRQYLQLDDHVIDISITPNRGDCFSIRGIAREIAVRNDLTVTPPVIEDVAADITQQLEIELNSAGCPRYLGRFIRNVNTQAATPLWMEQALARSGIRQHSILVDITNYVLIELGQPLHAFDAAKIVAPIQVRQAKAGESLLLLNDQEVTLAEDVMVIADQEKVLAMAGIMGGASSAVSEQTTDIFLESAFFAPLAIANRARRYGLHTDASQRYERGVDFELPFLAMQRASQLIQQLAGGEFGPISCHEQAALLPQREQISLTQQHVDQLLGYHIAPAVIEQSLQGLGCIVSQPSQGQWLVTPPSYRYDLSIYQDLVEEIARIDGYDHIQIALPQMSVHLQEHADQFEVEQLRQSLVSLGYQEAISFSFVDAKLEQQFNPNGQPLKLANPISSDLAVMRSSLLTSLIPCVQYNLNRQQARVRFFELGLRFDYENAASIKDLKQVPTLALIAVGNRHAESWLNAAQAMDFYDLKGDVEAVLASARITAEYQVSQHAWLHPGQSADIIVDGKKIGYLGRLHPSLEDALDLGATWVAELSQQAVLQTYVSNFTELSRFPSIRRDIALLINDKINVSEIQRLIENTGGELLQSTWLFDVYTGQGVEAGKRSLAFALLWQHPSRTLEDAEIKTGIDHIIEVLQNTYQATLRAS; this comes from the coding sequence ATGAAAATTAGCGAAAATTGGTTGCGCACTTGGGTCAATCCTGTGGTCGATAGTGCAACACTTTCAGATCAATTGACCATGTTGGGCTTAGAGGTCGATGAACTTAAACCCGCTGCAAAACCGTTTAGCGGCGTGGTTGTGGGAGAGGTGATCACTGTAGAACAGCATCCTGATGCTGATCGTTTACGCGTCACCACTGTCAATGTGGGTGAAGAGCAAGCACTACAGATCGTTTGTGGCGCACCGAATGTCCGTGTGGGCATGAAAGCACCTGTGGCAAAAGTGGGTGCTGTATTACCGGGTGATTTCAAAATCAAAAAAGGTAAATTGCGAGGAATTGAATCACACGGGATGTTGTGTGGGGCCTCAGAGATTGATCTTGAAGATAAAATCGATGGTTTGCTGGAATTGCCTGCCGATGCCCCAATTGGGCAAGATATTCGTCAGTATTTACAACTCGATGATCATGTTATTGATATTAGCATTACACCGAACCGCGGAGATTGTTTTAGTATTCGCGGTATTGCGCGTGAGATCGCAGTACGTAATGATTTAACTGTTACACCACCCGTGATAGAAGATGTGGCAGCAGATATCACTCAGCAGCTTGAGATTGAGCTCAACAGTGCAGGCTGTCCACGTTATTTAGGGCGTTTCATTCGAAATGTTAATACGCAGGCAGCAACCCCTTTATGGATGGAGCAAGCTTTAGCGCGCTCAGGTATCCGCCAGCACAGCATTTTGGTTGATATTACCAACTATGTGCTCATTGAGTTGGGACAGCCACTGCATGCGTTTGATGCGGCAAAAATTGTAGCCCCAATCCAAGTTCGTCAAGCCAAAGCTGGCGAAAGCTTGCTATTGCTGAATGATCAGGAAGTGACGCTCGCTGAAGACGTCATGGTGATTGCCGACCAAGAAAAAGTTTTGGCAATGGCGGGTATTATGGGGGGTGCAAGCTCAGCGGTATCTGAGCAAACGACAGATATCTTTTTAGAGTCTGCATTCTTTGCGCCTTTGGCAATTGCCAATCGTGCACGTCGCTATGGCTTGCATACCGATGCATCACAGCGCTATGAGCGTGGTGTGGACTTTGAGCTGCCATTCTTGGCAATGCAGCGTGCATCGCAGTTGATTCAACAATTGGCTGGCGGCGAGTTCGGTCCAATCAGTTGCCATGAACAAGCAGCTTTATTGCCGCAACGTGAACAAATCAGCTTAACGCAGCAGCATGTCGACCAACTATTGGGCTATCACATTGCGCCAGCAGTGATTGAACAGTCCTTACAGGGTTTGGGCTGTATCGTGAGTCAGCCTAGCCAAGGGCAATGGTTGGTTACACCGCCATCTTATCGTTATGATCTTAGTATTTATCAAGATCTAGTCGAAGAAATTGCTCGTATTGATGGTTATGATCATATACAGATTGCTTTGCCACAGATGTCTGTTCATTTACAAGAACATGCAGATCAATTTGAAGTGGAGCAATTACGTCAAAGCTTGGTGAGCTTGGGCTATCAAGAAGCGATTAGCTTTAGTTTTGTCGATGCCAAATTGGAACAACAATTTAATCCCAATGGTCAGCCTTTGAAATTGGCAAATCCTATCTCAAGTGATTTAGCGGTCATGCGTTCTAGTCTACTGACCAGCTTAATTCCATGTGTGCAATATAATCTCAATCGTCAACAAGCACGTGTACGTTTCTTTGAGTTGGGCTTGCGTTTTGATTATGAAAATGCTGCTAGCATCAAAGATCTCAAACAAGTGCCGACTTTGGCATTGATTGCCGTGGGGAATCGTCATGCTGAGTCTTGGCTAAACGCTGCTCAAGCGATGGACTTTTATGACCTCAAAGGTGATGTTGAAGCTGTCTTAGCATCTGCACGTATTACAGCTGAATATCAAGTATCACAACATGCTTGGCTACATCCTGGCCAGTCTGCGGACATTATTGTTGATGGCAAAAAGATTGGTTATTTAGGTCGTTTACATCCAAGTTTGGAAGATGCTTTAGATTTAGGCGCTACATGGGTCGCAGAACTGTCGCAACAGGCTGTTTTGCAAACTTATGTATCTAATTTTACAGAATTATCACGTTTTCCCTCTATAAGACGTGATATCGCCCTTTTAATTAATGATAAGATTAATGTCAGTGAAATTCAGCGACTTATCGAAAATACCGGTGGTGAGTTACTTCAGTCTACTTGGTTGTTCGATGTGTACACAGGTCAGGGGGTTGAAGCAGGTAAACGCTCTCTTGCGTTTGCACTGTTGTGGCAACATCCAAGTCGTACGCTTGAAGATGCTGAAATTAAAACGGGAATAGACCATATTATTGAAGTGTTGCAAAACACTTACCAAGCGACATTGAGGGCCTCATGA
- a CDS encoding integration host factor subunit alpha: protein MTALTKAEMADHLSELTSLNRREAKQMVELFFDEISQALISGEQVKLSGFGNFELRDKRQRPGRNPKTGEEIPISARRVVTFRAGQKFRQRVGTELEQN, encoded by the coding sequence ATGACAGCATTAACAAAAGCAGAAATGGCTGATCATTTAAGTGAGCTTACGAGCTTAAATCGCCGTGAAGCCAAACAAATGGTTGAGTTATTTTTTGATGAAATCAGCCAAGCATTAATTTCGGGCGAGCAAGTAAAGCTTTCTGGCTTTGGTAATTTTGAATTACGCGATAAGCGCCAGCGCCCAGGGCGAAACCCGAAGACTGGAGAGGAAATTCCAATTTCAGCTCGTCGTGTTGTGACCTTCCGTGCTGGTCAAAAATTTAGACAGCGTGTAGGTACAGAGCTCGAACAGAATTAA
- the ppx gene encoding exopolyphosphatase: protein MSDFLIDDELLAAIDMGSNSFHLAIARVDHGEVKKVASMSEKVQLAAGLDEQKNLTEAAQQRGLACLARFVGRLSSVQPNRLRIVATNALRQAKNGHEFIQRAAEILPKPIEIIAGREEARLIYLGVSHTLANSGRRLVIDIGGGSTELIIGEEFEPIHTESQQMGCVAYSQMFFANGEINSKNFEKALVAARKELSGIANTYKAAGWDTVVGSSGTIKACRQLTINMGWSDAQENLTREGLEKLKDKLLKFKHVAEIDFQGLKEDRRAVLPAGLAILYAIFEVFQIDKLVYSDGALREGVMYDLLGRFQHEDVRDRSVQALLGRYGADPRQARRVVDTAQKLFDDVAPQLGFNTDDRDLLRRAAYLHEIGLAISHSSYHRHGAYLLQHSDIPGFSQIDQNYLSHLVAHHRRKLRQDDKAEVLKVGASKLLWLCLLLRLSVTLNHSRSDEMLPAIELAVLDAQQWQLSVSGDAKQWPLLVADLHDEQVQLKHWDIDLTIQSEQFIS from the coding sequence ATGTCCGATTTCTTGATTGATGATGAGCTGTTAGCTGCAATCGATATGGGTTCAAATAGTTTTCATTTGGCGATTGCACGTGTAGATCATGGCGAAGTCAAAAAAGTCGCGTCGATGTCAGAAAAAGTACAATTGGCGGCTGGTTTAGATGAACAGAAAAATTTAACAGAAGCTGCTCAGCAGCGCGGTTTGGCATGTTTAGCGCGCTTTGTGGGGCGTTTAAGTTCAGTACAGCCAAATCGTTTGAGAATTGTGGCAACCAATGCATTAAGACAAGCAAAAAATGGTCACGAGTTTATTCAACGTGCAGCAGAAATATTACCGAAGCCGATTGAAATCATTGCCGGACGTGAGGAAGCACGGTTAATTTATTTGGGTGTATCACATACCTTGGCCAATAGTGGTCGACGCTTGGTCATCGATATCGGTGGGGGGTCGACTGAGTTGATTATTGGTGAAGAGTTTGAGCCGATCCATACTGAATCGCAGCAAATGGGTTGTGTTGCCTATAGTCAAATGTTCTTTGCTAATGGTGAAATTAACAGTAAAAATTTTGAAAAAGCTTTGGTTGCAGCACGTAAGGAACTGTCAGGTATTGCCAATACCTATAAAGCAGCAGGTTGGGATACCGTGGTGGGCTCAAGTGGTACCATAAAAGCTTGCCGCCAATTAACCATTAATATGGGCTGGAGTGATGCACAAGAAAATCTAACCCGTGAAGGCTTAGAGAAATTAAAAGATAAGCTGTTAAAGTTTAAGCATGTTGCTGAAATTGATTTCCAAGGTTTAAAAGAAGACCGCCGCGCTGTATTGCCAGCAGGCTTGGCCATTTTATATGCCATTTTTGAGGTCTTTCAGATCGATAAACTGGTATATTCTGATGGGGCCTTGCGTGAAGGCGTTATGTATGACTTATTGGGACGTTTTCAGCATGAAGATGTTCGTGACCGCAGTGTGCAAGCCTTGTTAGGACGTTATGGGGCGGATCCGAGGCAGGCACGTCGTGTGGTCGATACCGCACAAAAACTGTTTGATGATGTTGCACCGCAGCTAGGCTTTAATACCGATGATCGGGATTTATTACGTCGTGCTGCATATTTACATGAGATTGGTTTAGCCATTAGTCATAGTAGTTATCACCGTCATGGGGCTTACCTATTACAGCATTCTGATATTCCCGGTTTTTCACAAATAGATCAAAACTATTTGTCACATTTGGTCGCTCATCATCGACGTAAATTGCGCCAAGATGATAAAGCCGAGGTGTTAAAAGTGGGTGCTAGCAAACTTTTATGGCTTTGTTTATTGCTGCGACTCTCAGTCACACTCAATCATAGTCGTAGCGATGAGATGCTTCCTGCCATTGAATTAGCGGTATTAGATGCGCAACAATGGCAGCTCAGTGTTTCTGGAGATGCGAAACAATGGCCTTTATTGGTTGCCGACTTGCATGATGAGCAAGTGCAATTGAAGCATTGGGATATTGATTTGACTATCCAGTCCGAACAATTTATCAGTTAA
- a CDS encoding acetyl-CoA carboxylase carboxyltransferase subunit alpha: MKNKAAQSIAWKTVQIARHPDRPQFLDYVGEIFTEFDALHGDRLYGDDGAMIGGLARFDGQPVMVIGQHRGRSTREKLQHNFGMCNPEGYRKSQRLFAMAERFKLPIFTFVDTMGAYPGVGAEERGQAEAIAVNLAQMSSLKVPVITTVLGEGGSGGAIGIAVADHVVMLSHSIYSVISPEGCASILWKTAEKAEQASEALALTADKLKKIGIVDYVVDEGEGAHLHPEQVMQQLKQVLKQSLEQLQPMDEKQRCEARYQRLMKFGSNNLGLAS, encoded by the coding sequence ATGAAAAATAAAGCTGCTCAATCTATAGCATGGAAAACGGTTCAAATTGCACGTCACCCAGATCGTCCGCAATTTTTGGATTACGTAGGTGAAATTTTTACTGAATTTGATGCCTTACATGGCGACCGCTTATATGGTGATGATGGTGCAATGATTGGTGGGTTGGCGCGCTTTGATGGTCAACCGGTCATGGTCATTGGGCAACACCGTGGACGTAGTACACGTGAGAAATTGCAGCACAATTTTGGCATGTGTAATCCAGAAGGCTATCGTAAATCGCAACGTTTATTTGCGATGGCAGAACGTTTTAAACTGCCAATTTTTACCTTTGTCGATACCATGGGGGCTTATCCTGGCGTGGGCGCAGAAGAACGTGGTCAAGCTGAGGCGATTGCGGTCAATTTGGCACAGATGTCGAGCTTAAAAGTACCTGTTATCACAACGGTATTGGGTGAGGGTGGCTCTGGTGGTGCTATTGGGATTGCAGTTGCTGACCATGTGGTGATGTTGTCACATAGTATCTATTCGGTAATCTCACCAGAAGGTTGCGCTTCTATTTTATGGAAAACAGCAGAAAAAGCGGAACAAGCCAGTGAAGCATTGGCACTAACTGCTGATAAACTGAAAAAAATCGGTATAGTTGACTATGTGGTGGATGAAGGCGAGGGTGCTCATCTTCATCCAGAACAAGTGATGCAACAATTGAAACAAGTTTTGAAGCAATCACTTGAGCAATTACAACCGATGGATGAAAAGCAACGATGCGAGGCACGTTATCAACGTTTGATGAAGTTTGGCAGCAACAATTTAGGGCTCGCCTCTTAG